A section of the Maylandia zebra isolate NMK-2024a linkage group LG8, Mzebra_GT3a, whole genome shotgun sequence genome encodes:
- the casp7 gene encoding caspase-7 isoform X5: MQSGVALNDEPSRKNKDGQTREQDYSSESHYRIVSPTFQYKMSHRRVGKCIIINNKNFDEKTGMNVRNGTDRDAGELYKCFKNLGFDVILYNDQTCEKMERLLREASEEDHSDSSCFACILLSHGEEGMIYGTDGAMPIKTMTSLFRGDKCKSLVGKPKLFFIQVIDEKTTQDHNEMSFHLLHQACRGSEFDDGIQTDSGPPNDALETDANPRHKIPVEADFLFAYSTVPGYYSWRNPGRGSWFVQALCNVLNEFGKQLEIMQILTRVNYMVATSFESWSEDRRFSEKKQIPCVVSMLTKELYFN, from the exons ATGCAGAGTGGCGTAGCGCTTAATGACGAACCCAG CAGGAAGAATAAGGATGGCCAGACGCGGGAGCAGGACTACTCTTCTGAAAGCCATTACAGAATTGTTTCACCAACATTCCAGTATAAGATGAGCCACCGGCGAGTGGGAAAGTGCATCATCATCAATAACAAAAACTTTGATGAAAAGACGG GGATGAATGTACGCAACGGCACGGATCGAGACGCAGGCGAGCTTTACAAGTGCTTCAAGAACCTGGGCTTTGATGTCATTCTTTACAACGATCAGACATGTGAGAAGATGGAGCGTCTTCTCCGAGAGG CCTCGGAAGAAGACCACAGTGACAGCTCGTGTTTCGCCTGCATCCTGCTGAGCCACGGCGAGGAAGGAATGATCTACGGCACAGACGGAGCCATGCCCATCAAAACGATGACCTCGCTGTTCAGGGGGGACAAGTGCAAAAGCTTAGtgggaaagccaaaactcttcTTCATCCAG GTCATCGATGAGAAAACTACTCAGGATCACAATGAAATGTCATTTCATTTACTTCACCAGGCTTGTAGGGGTTCAGAATTTGATGATGGTATACAGACAGATTCAGGTCCACCAAATGATGCCCTGGAGACAGATGCAAATCCAAGACATAAGATCCCCGTAGAGGCTGATTTCCTCTTTGCCTACTCCACTGTACCAG GATATTACTCATGGAGGAATCCTGGGCGTGGCTCCTGGTTTGTACAGGCGCTCTGCAACGTCCTGAACGAGTTTGGAAAACAGCTGGAGATAATGCAGATCCTGACACGGGTCAATTACATGGTGGCCACCAGCTTTGAGTCCTGGTCTGAAGACCGCCGCTTCAGTGAGAAGAAGCAGATTCCCTGTGTGGTCTCTATGCTGACAAAAGAACTGTATTTCAACTGA
- the casp7 gene encoding caspase-7 isoform X10 gives MPYLEMKNKDGQTREQDYSSESHYRIVSPTFQYKMSHRRVGKCIIINNKNFDEKTGMNVRNGTDRDAGELYKCFKNLGFDVILYNDQTCEKMERLLREASEEDHSDSSCFACILLSHGEEGMIYGTDGAMPIKTMTSLFRGDKCKSLVGKPKLFFIQVIDEKTTQDHNEMSFHLLHQACRGSEFDDGIQTDSGPPNDALETDANPRHKIPVEADFLFAYSTVPGYYSWRNPGRGSWFVQALCNVLNEFGKQLEIMQILTRVNYMVATSFESWSEDRRFSEKKQIPCVVSMLTKELYFN, from the exons ATGCCTTATTTGGAAAT GAAGAATAAGGATGGCCAGACGCGGGAGCAGGACTACTCTTCTGAAAGCCATTACAGAATTGTTTCACCAACATTCCAGTATAAGATGAGCCACCGGCGAGTGGGAAAGTGCATCATCATCAATAACAAAAACTTTGATGAAAAGACGG GGATGAATGTACGCAACGGCACGGATCGAGACGCAGGCGAGCTTTACAAGTGCTTCAAGAACCTGGGCTTTGATGTCATTCTTTACAACGATCAGACATGTGAGAAGATGGAGCGTCTTCTCCGAGAGG CCTCGGAAGAAGACCACAGTGACAGCTCGTGTTTCGCCTGCATCCTGCTGAGCCACGGCGAGGAAGGAATGATCTACGGCACAGACGGAGCCATGCCCATCAAAACGATGACCTCGCTGTTCAGGGGGGACAAGTGCAAAAGCTTAGtgggaaagccaaaactcttcTTCATCCAG GTCATCGATGAGAAAACTACTCAGGATCACAATGAAATGTCATTTCATTTACTTCACCAGGCTTGTAGGGGTTCAGAATTTGATGATGGTATACAGACAGATTCAGGTCCACCAAATGATGCCCTGGAGACAGATGCAAATCCAAGACATAAGATCCCCGTAGAGGCTGATTTCCTCTTTGCCTACTCCACTGTACCAG GATATTACTCATGGAGGAATCCTGGGCGTGGCTCCTGGTTTGTACAGGCGCTCTGCAACGTCCTGAACGAGTTTGGAAAACAGCTGGAGATAATGCAGATCCTGACACGGGTCAATTACATGGTGGCCACCAGCTTTGAGTCCTGGTCTGAAGACCGCCGCTTCAGTGAGAAGAAGCAGATTCCCTGTGTGGTCTCTATGCTGACAAAAGAACTGTATTTCAACTGA
- the casp7 gene encoding caspase-7 isoform X4, with product MAGYAGEPSELGEGGGDGPVTDETDAKPDRKGRFLLFGRKNKDGQTREQDYSSESHYRIVSPTFQYKMSHRRVGKCIIINNKNFDEKTGMNVRNGTDRDAGELYKCFKNLGFDVILYNDQTCEKMERLLREASEEDHSDSSCFACILLSHGEEGMIYGTDGAMPIKTMTSLFRGDKCKSLVGKPKLFFIQACRGSEFDDGIQTDSGPPNDALETDANPRHKIPVEADFLFAYSTVPGYYSWRNPGRGSWFVQALCNVLNEFGKQLEIMQILTRVNYMVATSFESWSEDRRFSEKKQIPCVVSMLTKELYFN from the exons ATGGCTGGATACGCCGGTGAACCCTCTGAACTTGGAGAGGGTGGGGGAGATGGGCCGGTGACAGACGAAACAGACGCCAAGCCTGACCGCAAAGGGAGATTTCTGCTATTTGGGAG GAAGAATAAGGATGGCCAGACGCGGGAGCAGGACTACTCTTCTGAAAGCCATTACAGAATTGTTTCACCAACATTCCAGTATAAGATGAGCCACCGGCGAGTGGGAAAGTGCATCATCATCAATAACAAAAACTTTGATGAAAAGACGG GGATGAATGTACGCAACGGCACGGATCGAGACGCAGGCGAGCTTTACAAGTGCTTCAAGAACCTGGGCTTTGATGTCATTCTTTACAACGATCAGACATGTGAGAAGATGGAGCGTCTTCTCCGAGAGG CCTCGGAAGAAGACCACAGTGACAGCTCGTGTTTCGCCTGCATCCTGCTGAGCCACGGCGAGGAAGGAATGATCTACGGCACAGACGGAGCCATGCCCATCAAAACGATGACCTCGCTGTTCAGGGGGGACAAGTGCAAAAGCTTAGtgggaaagccaaaactcttcTTCATCCAG GCTTGTAGGGGTTCAGAATTTGATGATGGTATACAGACAGATTCAGGTCCACCAAATGATGCCCTGGAGACAGATGCAAATCCAAGACATAAGATCCCCGTAGAGGCTGATTTCCTCTTTGCCTACTCCACTGTACCAG GATATTACTCATGGAGGAATCCTGGGCGTGGCTCCTGGTTTGTACAGGCGCTCTGCAACGTCCTGAACGAGTTTGGAAAACAGCTGGAGATAATGCAGATCCTGACACGGGTCAATTACATGGTGGCCACCAGCTTTGAGTCCTGGTCTGAAGACCGCCGCTTCAGTGAGAAGAAGCAGATTCCCTGTGTGGTCTCTATGCTGACAAAAGAACTGTATTTCAACTGA
- the casp7 gene encoding caspase-7 isoform X2 has protein sequence MAGYAGEPSELGEGGGDGPVTDETDAKPDRKGRFLLFGRKNKDGQTREQDYSSESHYRIVSPTFQYKMSHRRVGKCIIINNKNFDEKTGMNVRNGTDRDAGELYKCFKNLGFDVILYNDQTCEKMERLLREASEEDHSDSSCFACILLSHGEEGMIYGTDGAMPIKTMTSLFRGDKCKSLVGKPKLFFIQVIDEKTTQDHNEMSFHLLHQACRGSEFDDGIQTDSGPPNDALETDANPRHKIPVEADFLFAYSTVPGYYSWRNPGRGSWFVQALCNVLNEFGKQLEIMQILTRVNYMVATSFESWSEDRRFSEKKQIPCVVSMLTKELYFN, from the exons ATGGCTGGATACGCCGGTGAACCCTCTGAACTTGGAGAGGGTGGGGGAGATGGGCCGGTGACAGACGAAACAGACGCCAAGCCTGACCGCAAAGGGAGATTTCTGCTATTTGGGAG GAAGAATAAGGATGGCCAGACGCGGGAGCAGGACTACTCTTCTGAAAGCCATTACAGAATTGTTTCACCAACATTCCAGTATAAGATGAGCCACCGGCGAGTGGGAAAGTGCATCATCATCAATAACAAAAACTTTGATGAAAAGACGG GGATGAATGTACGCAACGGCACGGATCGAGACGCAGGCGAGCTTTACAAGTGCTTCAAGAACCTGGGCTTTGATGTCATTCTTTACAACGATCAGACATGTGAGAAGATGGAGCGTCTTCTCCGAGAGG CCTCGGAAGAAGACCACAGTGACAGCTCGTGTTTCGCCTGCATCCTGCTGAGCCACGGCGAGGAAGGAATGATCTACGGCACAGACGGAGCCATGCCCATCAAAACGATGACCTCGCTGTTCAGGGGGGACAAGTGCAAAAGCTTAGtgggaaagccaaaactcttcTTCATCCAG GTCATCGATGAGAAAACTACTCAGGATCACAATGAAATGTCATTTCATTTACTTCACCAGGCTTGTAGGGGTTCAGAATTTGATGATGGTATACAGACAGATTCAGGTCCACCAAATGATGCCCTGGAGACAGATGCAAATCCAAGACATAAGATCCCCGTAGAGGCTGATTTCCTCTTTGCCTACTCCACTGTACCAG GATATTACTCATGGAGGAATCCTGGGCGTGGCTCCTGGTTTGTACAGGCGCTCTGCAACGTCCTGAACGAGTTTGGAAAACAGCTGGAGATAATGCAGATCCTGACACGGGTCAATTACATGGTGGCCACCAGCTTTGAGTCCTGGTCTGAAGACCGCCGCTTCAGTGAGAAGAAGCAGATTCCCTGTGTGGTCTCTATGCTGACAAAAGAACTGTATTTCAACTGA
- the casp7 gene encoding caspase-7 isoform X3, whose product MAGYAGEPSELGEGGGDGPVTDETDAKPDRKGRFLLFGSRKNKDGQTREQDYSSESHYRIVSPTFQYKMSHRRVGKCIIINNKNFDEKTGMNVRNGTDRDAGELYKCFKNLGFDVILYNDQTCEKMERLLREASEEDHSDSSCFACILLSHGEEGMIYGTDGAMPIKTMTSLFRGDKCKSLVGKPKLFFIQACRGSEFDDGIQTDSGPPNDALETDANPRHKIPVEADFLFAYSTVPGYYSWRNPGRGSWFVQALCNVLNEFGKQLEIMQILTRVNYMVATSFESWSEDRRFSEKKQIPCVVSMLTKELYFN is encoded by the exons ATGGCTGGATACGCCGGTGAACCCTCTGAACTTGGAGAGGGTGGGGGAGATGGGCCGGTGACAGACGAAACAGACGCCAAGCCTGACCGCAAAGGGAGATTTCTGCTATTTGGGAG CAGGAAGAATAAGGATGGCCAGACGCGGGAGCAGGACTACTCTTCTGAAAGCCATTACAGAATTGTTTCACCAACATTCCAGTATAAGATGAGCCACCGGCGAGTGGGAAAGTGCATCATCATCAATAACAAAAACTTTGATGAAAAGACGG GGATGAATGTACGCAACGGCACGGATCGAGACGCAGGCGAGCTTTACAAGTGCTTCAAGAACCTGGGCTTTGATGTCATTCTTTACAACGATCAGACATGTGAGAAGATGGAGCGTCTTCTCCGAGAGG CCTCGGAAGAAGACCACAGTGACAGCTCGTGTTTCGCCTGCATCCTGCTGAGCCACGGCGAGGAAGGAATGATCTACGGCACAGACGGAGCCATGCCCATCAAAACGATGACCTCGCTGTTCAGGGGGGACAAGTGCAAAAGCTTAGtgggaaagccaaaactcttcTTCATCCAG GCTTGTAGGGGTTCAGAATTTGATGATGGTATACAGACAGATTCAGGTCCACCAAATGATGCCCTGGAGACAGATGCAAATCCAAGACATAAGATCCCCGTAGAGGCTGATTTCCTCTTTGCCTACTCCACTGTACCAG GATATTACTCATGGAGGAATCCTGGGCGTGGCTCCTGGTTTGTACAGGCGCTCTGCAACGTCCTGAACGAGTTTGGAAAACAGCTGGAGATAATGCAGATCCTGACACGGGTCAATTACATGGTGGCCACCAGCTTTGAGTCCTGGTCTGAAGACCGCCGCTTCAGTGAGAAGAAGCAGATTCCCTGTGTGGTCTCTATGCTGACAAAAGAACTGTATTTCAACTGA
- the casp7 gene encoding caspase-7 isoform X1, with product MAGYAGEPSELGEGGGDGPVTDETDAKPDRKGRFLLFGSRKNKDGQTREQDYSSESHYRIVSPTFQYKMSHRRVGKCIIINNKNFDEKTGMNVRNGTDRDAGELYKCFKNLGFDVILYNDQTCEKMERLLREASEEDHSDSSCFACILLSHGEEGMIYGTDGAMPIKTMTSLFRGDKCKSLVGKPKLFFIQVIDEKTTQDHNEMSFHLLHQACRGSEFDDGIQTDSGPPNDALETDANPRHKIPVEADFLFAYSTVPGYYSWRNPGRGSWFVQALCNVLNEFGKQLEIMQILTRVNYMVATSFESWSEDRRFSEKKQIPCVVSMLTKELYFN from the exons ATGGCTGGATACGCCGGTGAACCCTCTGAACTTGGAGAGGGTGGGGGAGATGGGCCGGTGACAGACGAAACAGACGCCAAGCCTGACCGCAAAGGGAGATTTCTGCTATTTGGGAG CAGGAAGAATAAGGATGGCCAGACGCGGGAGCAGGACTACTCTTCTGAAAGCCATTACAGAATTGTTTCACCAACATTCCAGTATAAGATGAGCCACCGGCGAGTGGGAAAGTGCATCATCATCAATAACAAAAACTTTGATGAAAAGACGG GGATGAATGTACGCAACGGCACGGATCGAGACGCAGGCGAGCTTTACAAGTGCTTCAAGAACCTGGGCTTTGATGTCATTCTTTACAACGATCAGACATGTGAGAAGATGGAGCGTCTTCTCCGAGAGG CCTCGGAAGAAGACCACAGTGACAGCTCGTGTTTCGCCTGCATCCTGCTGAGCCACGGCGAGGAAGGAATGATCTACGGCACAGACGGAGCCATGCCCATCAAAACGATGACCTCGCTGTTCAGGGGGGACAAGTGCAAAAGCTTAGtgggaaagccaaaactcttcTTCATCCAG GTCATCGATGAGAAAACTACTCAGGATCACAATGAAATGTCATTTCATTTACTTCACCAGGCTTGTAGGGGTTCAGAATTTGATGATGGTATACAGACAGATTCAGGTCCACCAAATGATGCCCTGGAGACAGATGCAAATCCAAGACATAAGATCCCCGTAGAGGCTGATTTCCTCTTTGCCTACTCCACTGTACCAG GATATTACTCATGGAGGAATCCTGGGCGTGGCTCCTGGTTTGTACAGGCGCTCTGCAACGTCCTGAACGAGTTTGGAAAACAGCTGGAGATAATGCAGATCCTGACACGGGTCAATTACATGGTGGCCACCAGCTTTGAGTCCTGGTCTGAAGACCGCCGCTTCAGTGAGAAGAAGCAGATTCCCTGTGTGGTCTCTATGCTGACAAAAGAACTGTATTTCAACTGA
- the casp7 gene encoding caspase-7 isoform X9 produces the protein MYPLVSKKNKDGQTREQDYSSESHYRIVSPTFQYKMSHRRVGKCIIINNKNFDEKTGMNVRNGTDRDAGELYKCFKNLGFDVILYNDQTCEKMERLLREASEEDHSDSSCFACILLSHGEEGMIYGTDGAMPIKTMTSLFRGDKCKSLVGKPKLFFIQVIDEKTTQDHNEMSFHLLHQACRGSEFDDGIQTDSGPPNDALETDANPRHKIPVEADFLFAYSTVPGYYSWRNPGRGSWFVQALCNVLNEFGKQLEIMQILTRVNYMVATSFESWSEDRRFSEKKQIPCVVSMLTKELYFN, from the exons ATGTACCCTTTGGTTTCTAA GAAGAATAAGGATGGCCAGACGCGGGAGCAGGACTACTCTTCTGAAAGCCATTACAGAATTGTTTCACCAACATTCCAGTATAAGATGAGCCACCGGCGAGTGGGAAAGTGCATCATCATCAATAACAAAAACTTTGATGAAAAGACGG GGATGAATGTACGCAACGGCACGGATCGAGACGCAGGCGAGCTTTACAAGTGCTTCAAGAACCTGGGCTTTGATGTCATTCTTTACAACGATCAGACATGTGAGAAGATGGAGCGTCTTCTCCGAGAGG CCTCGGAAGAAGACCACAGTGACAGCTCGTGTTTCGCCTGCATCCTGCTGAGCCACGGCGAGGAAGGAATGATCTACGGCACAGACGGAGCCATGCCCATCAAAACGATGACCTCGCTGTTCAGGGGGGACAAGTGCAAAAGCTTAGtgggaaagccaaaactcttcTTCATCCAG GTCATCGATGAGAAAACTACTCAGGATCACAATGAAATGTCATTTCATTTACTTCACCAGGCTTGTAGGGGTTCAGAATTTGATGATGGTATACAGACAGATTCAGGTCCACCAAATGATGCCCTGGAGACAGATGCAAATCCAAGACATAAGATCCCCGTAGAGGCTGATTTCCTCTTTGCCTACTCCACTGTACCAG GATATTACTCATGGAGGAATCCTGGGCGTGGCTCCTGGTTTGTACAGGCGCTCTGCAACGTCCTGAACGAGTTTGGAAAACAGCTGGAGATAATGCAGATCCTGACACGGGTCAATTACATGGTGGCCACCAGCTTTGAGTCCTGGTCTGAAGACCGCCGCTTCAGTGAGAAGAAGCAGATTCCCTGTGTGGTCTCTATGCTGACAAAAGAACTGTATTTCAACTGA
- the casp7 gene encoding caspase-7 isoform X7: MYPLVSNRKNKDGQTREQDYSSESHYRIVSPTFQYKMSHRRVGKCIIINNKNFDEKTGMNVRNGTDRDAGELYKCFKNLGFDVILYNDQTCEKMERLLREASEEDHSDSSCFACILLSHGEEGMIYGTDGAMPIKTMTSLFRGDKCKSLVGKPKLFFIQVIDEKTTQDHNEMSFHLLHQACRGSEFDDGIQTDSGPPNDALETDANPRHKIPVEADFLFAYSTVPGYYSWRNPGRGSWFVQALCNVLNEFGKQLEIMQILTRVNYMVATSFESWSEDRRFSEKKQIPCVVSMLTKELYFN; encoded by the exons ATGTACCCTTTGGTTTCTAA CAGGAAGAATAAGGATGGCCAGACGCGGGAGCAGGACTACTCTTCTGAAAGCCATTACAGAATTGTTTCACCAACATTCCAGTATAAGATGAGCCACCGGCGAGTGGGAAAGTGCATCATCATCAATAACAAAAACTTTGATGAAAAGACGG GGATGAATGTACGCAACGGCACGGATCGAGACGCAGGCGAGCTTTACAAGTGCTTCAAGAACCTGGGCTTTGATGTCATTCTTTACAACGATCAGACATGTGAGAAGATGGAGCGTCTTCTCCGAGAGG CCTCGGAAGAAGACCACAGTGACAGCTCGTGTTTCGCCTGCATCCTGCTGAGCCACGGCGAGGAAGGAATGATCTACGGCACAGACGGAGCCATGCCCATCAAAACGATGACCTCGCTGTTCAGGGGGGACAAGTGCAAAAGCTTAGtgggaaagccaaaactcttcTTCATCCAG GTCATCGATGAGAAAACTACTCAGGATCACAATGAAATGTCATTTCATTTACTTCACCAGGCTTGTAGGGGTTCAGAATTTGATGATGGTATACAGACAGATTCAGGTCCACCAAATGATGCCCTGGAGACAGATGCAAATCCAAGACATAAGATCCCCGTAGAGGCTGATTTCCTCTTTGCCTACTCCACTGTACCAG GATATTACTCATGGAGGAATCCTGGGCGTGGCTCCTGGTTTGTACAGGCGCTCTGCAACGTCCTGAACGAGTTTGGAAAACAGCTGGAGATAATGCAGATCCTGACACGGGTCAATTACATGGTGGCCACCAGCTTTGAGTCCTGGTCTGAAGACCGCCGCTTCAGTGAGAAGAAGCAGATTCCCTGTGTGGTCTCTATGCTGACAAAAGAACTGTATTTCAACTGA
- the casp7 gene encoding caspase-7 isoform X6, translating to MQSGVALNDEPRKNKDGQTREQDYSSESHYRIVSPTFQYKMSHRRVGKCIIINNKNFDEKTGMNVRNGTDRDAGELYKCFKNLGFDVILYNDQTCEKMERLLREASEEDHSDSSCFACILLSHGEEGMIYGTDGAMPIKTMTSLFRGDKCKSLVGKPKLFFIQVIDEKTTQDHNEMSFHLLHQACRGSEFDDGIQTDSGPPNDALETDANPRHKIPVEADFLFAYSTVPGYYSWRNPGRGSWFVQALCNVLNEFGKQLEIMQILTRVNYMVATSFESWSEDRRFSEKKQIPCVVSMLTKELYFN from the exons ATGCAGAGTGGCGTAGCGCTTAATGACGAACCCAG GAAGAATAAGGATGGCCAGACGCGGGAGCAGGACTACTCTTCTGAAAGCCATTACAGAATTGTTTCACCAACATTCCAGTATAAGATGAGCCACCGGCGAGTGGGAAAGTGCATCATCATCAATAACAAAAACTTTGATGAAAAGACGG GGATGAATGTACGCAACGGCACGGATCGAGACGCAGGCGAGCTTTACAAGTGCTTCAAGAACCTGGGCTTTGATGTCATTCTTTACAACGATCAGACATGTGAGAAGATGGAGCGTCTTCTCCGAGAGG CCTCGGAAGAAGACCACAGTGACAGCTCGTGTTTCGCCTGCATCCTGCTGAGCCACGGCGAGGAAGGAATGATCTACGGCACAGACGGAGCCATGCCCATCAAAACGATGACCTCGCTGTTCAGGGGGGACAAGTGCAAAAGCTTAGtgggaaagccaaaactcttcTTCATCCAG GTCATCGATGAGAAAACTACTCAGGATCACAATGAAATGTCATTTCATTTACTTCACCAGGCTTGTAGGGGTTCAGAATTTGATGATGGTATACAGACAGATTCAGGTCCACCAAATGATGCCCTGGAGACAGATGCAAATCCAAGACATAAGATCCCCGTAGAGGCTGATTTCCTCTTTGCCTACTCCACTGTACCAG GATATTACTCATGGAGGAATCCTGGGCGTGGCTCCTGGTTTGTACAGGCGCTCTGCAACGTCCTGAACGAGTTTGGAAAACAGCTGGAGATAATGCAGATCCTGACACGGGTCAATTACATGGTGGCCACCAGCTTTGAGTCCTGGTCTGAAGACCGCCGCTTCAGTGAGAAGAAGCAGATTCCCTGTGTGGTCTCTATGCTGACAAAAGAACTGTATTTCAACTGA
- the casp7 gene encoding caspase-7 isoform X8 — translation MPYLEIRKNKDGQTREQDYSSESHYRIVSPTFQYKMSHRRVGKCIIINNKNFDEKTGMNVRNGTDRDAGELYKCFKNLGFDVILYNDQTCEKMERLLREASEEDHSDSSCFACILLSHGEEGMIYGTDGAMPIKTMTSLFRGDKCKSLVGKPKLFFIQVIDEKTTQDHNEMSFHLLHQACRGSEFDDGIQTDSGPPNDALETDANPRHKIPVEADFLFAYSTVPGYYSWRNPGRGSWFVQALCNVLNEFGKQLEIMQILTRVNYMVATSFESWSEDRRFSEKKQIPCVVSMLTKELYFN, via the exons ATGCCTTATTTGGAAAT CAGGAAGAATAAGGATGGCCAGACGCGGGAGCAGGACTACTCTTCTGAAAGCCATTACAGAATTGTTTCACCAACATTCCAGTATAAGATGAGCCACCGGCGAGTGGGAAAGTGCATCATCATCAATAACAAAAACTTTGATGAAAAGACGG GGATGAATGTACGCAACGGCACGGATCGAGACGCAGGCGAGCTTTACAAGTGCTTCAAGAACCTGGGCTTTGATGTCATTCTTTACAACGATCAGACATGTGAGAAGATGGAGCGTCTTCTCCGAGAGG CCTCGGAAGAAGACCACAGTGACAGCTCGTGTTTCGCCTGCATCCTGCTGAGCCACGGCGAGGAAGGAATGATCTACGGCACAGACGGAGCCATGCCCATCAAAACGATGACCTCGCTGTTCAGGGGGGACAAGTGCAAAAGCTTAGtgggaaagccaaaactcttcTTCATCCAG GTCATCGATGAGAAAACTACTCAGGATCACAATGAAATGTCATTTCATTTACTTCACCAGGCTTGTAGGGGTTCAGAATTTGATGATGGTATACAGACAGATTCAGGTCCACCAAATGATGCCCTGGAGACAGATGCAAATCCAAGACATAAGATCCCCGTAGAGGCTGATTTCCTCTTTGCCTACTCCACTGTACCAG GATATTACTCATGGAGGAATCCTGGGCGTGGCTCCTGGTTTGTACAGGCGCTCTGCAACGTCCTGAACGAGTTTGGAAAACAGCTGGAGATAATGCAGATCCTGACACGGGTCAATTACATGGTGGCCACCAGCTTTGAGTCCTGGTCTGAAGACCGCCGCTTCAGTGAGAAGAAGCAGATTCCCTGTGTGGTCTCTATGCTGACAAAAGAACTGTATTTCAACTGA